A window of Mucilaginibacter robiniae genomic DNA:
AAGCCAGCATGGCTTCATTAGCATCTACCTCGAAAATTTTACTGATAAAATGTTTGTAAGCTTTAGCATGACGTGCTTCATCAGATGCAATTACGCCACACATTTTTGAAAGGAGCGTATCACCATCCTTTTTAGCCAATGATGCTACCCTACGGTGAGAAATGTTGGTAGCCATTTCTTGAAATGAAGTGTAAATGAAGTTACGATATGGATCAGCACCAGTACCAATGTCAAAACCATCAGCAATTAGGTACTGCGTAGAAACTTCCATAGCACGCATGTTAACACGACCTGATAAATACAGATACTTATTCAGCAAATCACCATGTCGGTTCTCTTCAGCCGTCCAATGGCGGTTCCAGGTCATCCAGCCGCTATGCTGATCTTTATCTACTCCCTCTACCATGCTCAGCCATGACTCGTAAGTAGGTAATGCTTCTTCAGTAATAGTATCACCTATCAGCACAGCTACCAAATCATAAGATAAGCCTTTGGCACTTTCCTGCAATTCTCTAATTTCCTGAAAGAAAGTATCACGTGTAGAATCAGGCAGCAAATCTGATGGTTGCCAAATTTGCTCGATGGGCTTTAAAAAATCATGCATTTTTTCAAGCATGTATTTTTCAATATGCTTCATCACTTCACGTCTCTTGTCTTCAAAAAATTTCATAGTCGTACTTAGTAAGCAAAGCTACACATTTCTGCTGGCTTATATGCTATTTGTTATTAGTTTTAATAACACATTCTGTGCCATGTTTCATGCACCAGGATGTTTTTTGGCACCAAATTATAGTTAACTTTTACAGCAACAGTAGTTTAACAGCGTTTATGACTGGAATTTTTTTCTACACTATAGGGGAATTGCAGCCCCACTTACAGACCTCCGCTAACTTCACTAAACATCTCCTATCAATTAGTGAAAATGTGAGTAAAAATGATTACTGCAATTTATGCTGCCAGATTATACTTAACAGAGATCTAGAATTTGTATAAAATAGATTATCAAAAATTATTTTAAAATGCGGCTTCTTTAAGTAGTAGGAAATTTGCCCCAGTAACTTACTTTTTAACTATAGTATTAAACCATCCCCTTTGTTTAATGCCCAATAGCATAGCCATTATTTATTAAAAATGAGTTCCGCTTGAATAAGCTCAAATAGCTAAACAGGTTTATTGGTTTGCTTTTTGCACAACCAAATGCAACTATTGAGAAGAATACCAAAGTAACTTTATGATTTAACATACCGTAAAAGTTTACTTTGATATTCATATTTATCAAGTAAATTATTTGTGTAAAAGTTAATCTCGCACATTACCTGAGTTAACTTGAGCCTGTGAATATTACCTAATTAATTCAATGATTACCCAAATAGACAAACAAGAGTATCAAAAAGAAATTCAAAAAAGAGCATGGTACGAAACCAACATTATTATTTGGAGCATAATATGTTTGTTTCCGTTACTCATCATCGTTGATTTTGTTTACGAAAACCAGAACTGGCTTCAGTTTGCCTTTGTGCGCATTATTGCCACCATGCTAATTTATGGTGCTTACAAATACTTTGAACAACACAAGGTTCATTACCGTATCCTGCTGCATATTGCTTTTACCATGCTATCGCTGGTTATGGCTATCTTCTGCAACGTGGTTGATATTAAGTATCTTACTAATTACTATTTGGTCTATTCGGCGCTTGTACTATTATTTAACCTACAGGTATTTTGGGAACCAGTTAACTCTATCGTTCAGTCGATAGTGTCTATTGTGTTACTGGCTATCTTTTTTAACTTGTTAAGCAACTATAATCTTGATTTGGTTCTATCTAATGGTGGTCAATACTTTTTTATCATTGCCCTGATTGCCTGTCTTATCCCAATAGCACGCTACAAAGTTATTCAGCGTGATGTTAAGTCGCAGTTGCTGATTGAAAAATCAAACGAGCAGTTAAAAGCGCAAAACCGCGATATTGTTGAAAAGAACAGCATCATTGACTTGCAGTATGAAAAGCTGCGCCGGTTGGATGAACAAAAAAACAGCTTCATTAATATTGCCGGCCATGATTTAAAGAACCTGATTGGTTCTATTGTGATGAGCAATGACTTGATTAAGGAAGAAGACTACCGCCTGAGTGCCGATCAGAAAGAGTTCACCAACTACATATCGGAATCTGCCGAAAAAATGCAGTATCTGCTGAAAACGCTGATGGATGTAAAAGAACTGGAATCACCAGAGCTTAAGTTCAACATGGAAACTTTTGATGCTAATACCATAGTAAGACAAGTTTTCAAAGGGTTAATTGATACTGCCCAGATGAAAAATGTGCATTTGGTGGATAACATACTGAAGCTGCCGTTGAATGTACGCTTGGATAAAGTATTTACCGGTCAGGTATTTCAAAACGTGTTATCCAACGCCGTTAAGTTTTCACAAACTAATAATGATATACGCGTAGTAACCAGCTTACAAAAGCAAAAATTTGTGTTTGAAGTAGTTGATGAAGGTATTGCAATAGGCCTACAGGAGCTGGACATTATGTTTAACCGACTGAAAACTTTGAACGATGCTTCAGGCACGGTTACGGAAAGCCGCTTGGGTTTAGGACTTTCAATTGCTAAACTAATGACACAAGAAATGGGCGGTGAACTTACTTACCGCAGTGATGAAAACGGAAACTATTTCAAAGTTGAATTTTACGCTACTAATTAATATAACTGCTGTTTTACAATGAAGAAAATCTTTACTCTATTACAATTATTAACGTTTTTATTAATTGGCCAGGTAGCATTAGCACAAACTAATATTACTTTTAAAACCTTGGGCCATGATGATGATTCGATTTTTGGGATGAGCGGAGCCACTTCCTTTTATTTCAAGATAGATCCGTTGGTGGATATGAACAGAAGTAAAGTGGTAATTTATTATGAGCCTTCACAAGCTCTTATTAAAGATTTATCGTACATCAACGTACTTATTGCCGATCAGCCGGTATATAGTGGCCGCCTCACCCGCGATTCTATACAGCGTTTGGTGTTGCCTCTAAAAGATGTTTATCTTACTGAAAACCACCAATACCTAAAGATACAGGTTAAAACTTTATTAACCATTACCGACAACAAGTGTAAAGATTTGGATAACCCGGCCATGTGGCTTAAAGTAAAAGGTTACTCTTACCTTTCATTAGCCGGTAATAACCGTACTGCTTATCGTAATGTAAACATCAGTAATTCATTTGATACTAAAACCGCTATTGTTTACCCTGCTTTAACCAGCCTGAACGATTTGAAAGCTGTAGCTTGGGCTTACTCACGCATGAGAAAATCAGTAAACACCAGCGATATTCATGTATTCCCGGCTGATCGTGTGCCTGATTCGGTAAAAAACTACGTAATGGTAGGCAACATAGAGCAACTGCCTGCCAACAAACGCAGCTTAATATCAGTTACACCACAAAGCGGCCAAGGGTTGTTGTACTTGTATAAAGGCCCTTCTACCGATACTTCAGGTGCAGGCGGTTATCGCTTCGTTAGGTCCAGCGCAGGTGCACGCCAGGCCTTCGCCAACAATGAAATTCTATTCGTGACCGGTGCTGATGATGCTGGTTATGAAAAAGCGATTACAGCACTGGCTAACTTAAACGTTATTAATTCAGCTTACGGTGATTACCTGGTTGTTAACACTGCCAACCATGATTTGGTGAAAAGCTTAAGTGAAAACCGGTCACGGTTAACCTTCCGCCAGGTAGGTGGCGTAAGCAATTTCCTGTCGGGTATTGGCTCTTTAAAAAGCGTATATAATTTCAAAAACAGCGACTTCGATTTTACGCCTAAAGAGATAGAGATTAAACTGACCGGTACTTACAGTGGCTTAAATCCTGGCGACAGGGGTTTCTTCAACGTGTACCTGAACGGTATGCTTATCAGCAGTGAAAAACTGAATGAATCCGGTAAGCTGAATACTTCAGTAGTGGTAAACCGTTATCAGCACCGTAAATATAACTCACTTACAACCGAGTTCCGTTTTTACCCGAACAGTGGTAACTGCCAGAATGCGTTCCTGAACTTCTTTGGTGAAATTGATGTGGATAAATCTTATCTGGAATCTCGCAATCCTTTCGTCAACAACAATTTAAGCTTTTATCAATACCCTGAAGCCTTTAATTCTGGTTCCACACGCATTATTGTTAGTAAAAACCTAGCTAAGTATGCAGCCGGCGCTATTGGCGAAATTTTGTTTGAATTAAACAACAACATCAACGCAAGTAACTTCCCTGAATTTAGCTATGCGGAAGAAGTAAGTGAAAGTGATTTGAAGAAATCACACATTATCGCTATCCTGTCTAAAGACGATCCACTGATGGACAAATTCCCGGATGCACCGGTTAAATTTAACCATGCTTTCCGTTTGTACAACAACCAGGATAACAAGGTGATTTACTCACTTTCCGATTCGGTATCGAACGGTTTGGCGCAGATATTTTATGGTCGCGGCAGCAGCAATTCGGTATTGATTATTACAGGTACCGGTCAGCACATATCTGATGCTTTAGTAGCCGCATCAAAAGCGATTACCGAACAGCTCTCTACCCTAACCAGCAACGTATGTATTGCCGATATAAATGACAACAAATACTTGTTCAACATTGAAAAGAATGGTGATAATCTGGAATATACTGATGGTAAAACCGGGTTTGCCCGTTTCTGGGATAACTATAACTTATACGTGTTGTTAGGCGTACTTATTTTAATATTGTTGGCATTCCTGTATGTACGTTCTAAAGTACAACGGTCGCAAGATATTATTAATGACTAAAATCACCTGCTATAGTTGATAAAAGCATAAAAGCAGGGCAGCTTACTGTTCCTGCTTTTTATTTAACAAGAGCTAGCCAATTAGCTATAAACCATGAACTATGAGTATTTTGATACCAGAAGGTATAGGCACCGGTAGTTTTGATGCATATCAGGACAGCGTTCGCCATTCCTTTATTTCTGAGTTTTTGAGGCAGGATGAGTTTTTATCAGAAGCTGATTTTGATAAAATTGACTACATTCTTTCGCAGAACGGTACCTCATTTATAAAAATAGCGCTGAACTTTGGTTTCATCTCCCGTAAAAATTATGAACGTTCATTAACCAGTGCTGGGTATCCTTTTCAAAATATCCGTAACGAAGCACATGACACTGCTGTAGTCAGCAAAATAGATTTAAAGTTTGCGGATGAACGGTTAGCACTCCCTTTACGTATTGAAAACGATAAGGTAATTACTGCTATGGCCGATCCTAGCGATCAGTTGTATCTTGATTTCATTCGGGTAACATTTAATTTGGAACCAGAAATAATAGTAGCATCCGACTTAGATATTACTTGGCTCAGTCATAAACTACTCGGCGAAAAGTATGTAAAATCAGCAGTTTTTGAATTATTGAATGATGATCCGGGTAATTCTGCCCTAACGACTTTTACTACGCCTCAGTTGGTGGTGATCTTTTCATTTCTGGCCCTTTTAGCAGCAGGATTGGTATTGGATTTCCGCATTACCTCTATCATCGTTAATATTATTCTGAGTACCTTCTTTCTGTTTACTATTACGTTTAAATTGTTCCTGTCGTTAGTCGGTTCACGTTTTGAACTGTACCAAGCGGTAACAAAAAGCGAAGTAAAAAG
This region includes:
- a CDS encoding sensor histidine kinase → MITQIDKQEYQKEIQKRAWYETNIIIWSIICLFPLLIIVDFVYENQNWLQFAFVRIIATMLIYGAYKYFEQHKVHYRILLHIAFTMLSLVMAIFCNVVDIKYLTNYYLVYSALVLLFNLQVFWEPVNSIVQSIVSIVLLAIFFNLLSNYNLDLVLSNGGQYFFIIALIACLIPIARYKVIQRDVKSQLLIEKSNEQLKAQNRDIVEKNSIIDLQYEKLRRLDEQKNSFINIAGHDLKNLIGSIVMSNDLIKEEDYRLSADQKEFTNYISESAEKMQYLLKTLMDVKELESPELKFNMETFDANTIVRQVFKGLIDTAQMKNVHLVDNILKLPLNVRLDKVFTGQVFQNVLSNAVKFSQTNNDIRVVTSLQKQKFVFEVVDEGIAIGLQELDIMFNRLKTLNDASGTVTESRLGLGLSIAKLMTQEMGGELTYRSDENGNYFKVEFYATN
- a CDS encoding acyl-ACP desaturase, with product MKFFEDKRREVMKHIEKYMLEKMHDFLKPIEQIWQPSDLLPDSTRDTFFQEIRELQESAKGLSYDLVAVLIGDTITEEALPTYESWLSMVEGVDKDQHSGWMTWNRHWTAEENRHGDLLNKYLYLSGRVNMRAMEVSTQYLIADGFDIGTGADPYRNFIYTSFQEMATNISHRRVASLAKKDGDTLLSKMCGVIASDEARHAKAYKHFISKIFEVDANEAMLAFEDMMRKKIVMPAHFLREIGIKIGQTFGHFTDAAQRLGVYTATDYVDIMKVLLDEWQIESRTELNEAGEKARDFLMNLPDRLLRIAERMKNPMLEYKFSWIHG
- a CDS encoding cellulose biosynthesis cyclic di-GMP-binding regulatory protein BcsB, whose protein sequence is MKKIFTLLQLLTFLLIGQVALAQTNITFKTLGHDDDSIFGMSGATSFYFKIDPLVDMNRSKVVIYYEPSQALIKDLSYINVLIADQPVYSGRLTRDSIQRLVLPLKDVYLTENHQYLKIQVKTLLTITDNKCKDLDNPAMWLKVKGYSYLSLAGNNRTAYRNVNISNSFDTKTAIVYPALTSLNDLKAVAWAYSRMRKSVNTSDIHVFPADRVPDSVKNYVMVGNIEQLPANKRSLISVTPQSGQGLLYLYKGPSTDTSGAGGYRFVRSSAGARQAFANNEILFVTGADDAGYEKAITALANLNVINSAYGDYLVVNTANHDLVKSLSENRSRLTFRQVGGVSNFLSGIGSLKSVYNFKNSDFDFTPKEIEIKLTGTYSGLNPGDRGFFNVYLNGMLISSEKLNESGKLNTSVVVNRYQHRKYNSLTTEFRFYPNSGNCQNAFLNFFGEIDVDKSYLESRNPFVNNNLSFYQYPEAFNSGSTRIIVSKNLAKYAAGAIGEILFELNNNINASNFPEFSYAEEVSESDLKKSHIIAILSKDDPLMDKFPDAPVKFNHAFRLYNNQDNKVIYSLSDSVSNGLAQIFYGRGSSNSVLIITGTGQHISDALVAASKAITEQLSTLTSNVCIADINDNKYLFNIEKNGDNLEYTDGKTGFARFWDNYNLYVLLGVLILILLAFLYVRSKVQRSQDIIND